The following proteins come from a genomic window of Candidatus Zixiibacteriota bacterium:
- a CDS encoding gamma-glutamylcyclotransferase: MTEHAMNPDEPLKENTQGMLRLFVYGTLKRGFWNHDRFCRGVLNIREAVVRGRLYEMHSGIPVLQVPDGDVLAHGTSDVSADVATQARLSEQPASYPEPALQSATAGDWGRVYGELLTFDDPETHLPPIDRLEGFRPGGSSLYRRVLVPVCIEHGMALPVWLYIGPSYLINGRFLSSGRWPS, translated from the coding sequence ATGACAGAGCATGCAATGAACCCCGATGAACCCCTGAAGGAGAACACTCAGGGGATGCTGAGACTCTTCGTCTACGGGACTCTGAAGCGCGGTTTCTGGAATCATGACCGTTTCTGCCGGGGCGTGTTGAACATCCGGGAAGCCGTGGTCCGCGGTCGCCTTTATGAAATGCACTCAGGCATCCCCGTCCTGCAGGTCCCGGACGGGGATGTCCTCGCCCATGGCACTTCGGACGTTTCGGCCGACGTGGCCACACAGGCGCGCCTTTCCGAACAGCCGGCCTCATACCCCGAACCGGCCCTGCAAAGCGCCACAGCGGGCGACTGGGGCCGCGTGTACGGGGAGCTTCTCACCTTCGACGACCCCGAGACGCACCTGCCCCCCATCGACCGCCTGGAAGGTTTCCGTCCGGGCGGCTCCAGCCTCTACAGACGGGTCCTTGTGCCGGTATGTATTGAGCACGGCATGGCGCTGCCTGTCTGGCTGTATATTGGCCCAAGTTATTTGATTAACGGGAGATTCTTGTCTTCAGGTAGATGGCCTTCCTGA
- a CDS encoding glucosamine 6-phosphate synthetase: MCGLAGVILGKKRRRAEERELLAWLFTRLLVLSESRGPHATGMAWLNRDGEHRLFKGPVSAGQFVTDKAFHEVLAGIDNRTTVLLGHTRWRTRGDERVNRNNHPIRAGNVIGTHNGTIYNADYLFRRFKLRRFAEVDSELLFRLAARAARSGRMDVEWFKERLRRCRGQMTAVLASRLDPETILVLKGNKPLEFRTHRKHRAVLYASDPAFLDAVLADERGWRELTVPSMSMIVFRHEVLTEFSRESLEFIVQEKRGKAP; the protein is encoded by the coding sequence ATGTGCGGGCTGGCGGGTGTCATATTGGGCAAAAAAAGGCGACGGGCCGAGGAACGGGAGCTCCTGGCCTGGCTGTTCACCCGGCTGCTGGTCTTGAGCGAAAGCCGGGGCCCCCACGCAACCGGGATGGCCTGGCTCAATCGTGACGGCGAGCATCGCCTCTTCAAGGGACCGGTCTCCGCCGGACAGTTCGTCACCGACAAGGCTTTCCACGAGGTCTTGGCCGGTATCGACAACCGTACAACGGTTCTGCTCGGCCACACGCGCTGGCGGACCCGAGGGGATGAACGGGTCAATCGCAACAACCACCCGATCCGGGCCGGGAACGTCATCGGCACCCACAACGGCACCATCTACAACGCCGATTACCTGTTTCGCCGTTTCAAACTGAGGCGCTTCGCCGAAGTGGACAGCGAGCTGCTCTTCCGCCTGGCGGCCAGGGCTGCACGGAGCGGTCGGATGGATGTCGAGTGGTTCAAAGAACGGCTTCGGCGCTGCCGGGGCCAGATGACAGCGGTGCTCGCGTCCCGGCTCGATCCTGAAACCATCCTCGTGCTCAAGGGGAACAAACCGCTCGAGTTCCGCACCCACCGCAAGCATCGGGCGGTGCTTTACGCCTCCGATCCGGCCTTCCTGGACGCTGTCCTGGCCGATGAGCGCGGCTGGCGGGAGCTGACTGTTCCCTCCATGAGCATGATTGTGTTCAGGCACGAGGTTCTCACGGAGTTCTCGAGGGAGTCTCTCGAGTTCATCGTCCAGGAAAAGAGGGGGAAAGCACCATGA
- a CDS encoding DUF5049 domain-containing protein: MRVLIKNTDLAGKPLEGEGEVFTGKTSLEIVRAMKGAALFSDQGSFEDYIDMLLRNAKMLAGIDLMVKGDSPEEKADSLLAALIEHGLAEVLEDDAPVRIPVPALVWQGINAVRLSGLTNMLDRPAVVRIARELDFSEAAGWIETHPKEYAEGVFRGFVVEPDGGKS, encoded by the coding sequence GTGAGAGTGCTGATCAAGAATACCGACCTCGCCGGGAAACCCCTTGAGGGCGAAGGCGAGGTGTTCACCGGGAAAACCTCCCTTGAAATCGTCCGGGCCATGAAGGGGGCGGCCCTGTTTTCTGACCAGGGGAGTTTCGAGGATTACATCGACATGCTCCTGCGCAACGCCAAGATGCTCGCAGGCATCGACCTGATGGTCAAAGGCGACAGCCCCGAGGAGAAGGCCGACTCCCTCCTCGCCGCCTTGATCGAACATGGCCTGGCTGAAGTCCTCGAAGATGACGCGCCCGTGCGGATACCCGTCCCCGCCCTCGTCTGGCAGGGCATCAACGCGGTGCGACTCTCGGGACTCACCAACATGCTCGACCGCCCCGCGGTCGTCCGGATCGCCCGGGAACTCGACTTCAGCGAAGCCGCGGGATGGATCGAAACCCACCCCAAGGAATACGCCGAGGGTGTCTTCCGAGGCTTCGTGGTGGAACCGGACGGAGGGAAGTCCTGA
- a CDS encoding amidoligase family protein — MDLRQINFGIEIETVKRTRERVARAVQSVVGGEVRHVGSPASFDPWEITDEQGRTWKVVADGSLINVPGHLRAEVVSPVLAYTDIPTLQEVIRAVRRCGAKIDQRCGIHIHVDATAFDGRTLGNLAKIIYKQEPLILNALGVNETRQRNYSKPVSDDLIRKIERRRPKTKDQLNRIWYGYHNSRPQHFDSSRYHGVNLHNVWYRGTVEFRWFEGTLHAGKVRAYIQLVLAVAAKALNGRAASSRKRRFNPQSARYDFRVFLLHLGLIGDEFKTARKHLLAALPGDSAFKRGRPKPKTQTAVEADVPTEAGPQPRPPAFTGNGTAETDEGGAP, encoded by the coding sequence ATGGACTTACGCCAAATCAACTTCGGAATCGAGATCGAGACGGTCAAACGGACACGCGAGCGTGTGGCCCGCGCCGTCCAGTCGGTGGTGGGCGGCGAGGTCCGCCATGTCGGGAGCCCGGCCAGTTTCGACCCCTGGGAGATCACCGATGAACAGGGCCGGACCTGGAAGGTCGTCGCCGACGGATCGCTCATCAATGTTCCCGGCCACCTGCGGGCCGAGGTGGTGAGCCCGGTACTCGCCTACACCGACATCCCGACCCTTCAGGAAGTGATCCGGGCGGTGCGCCGCTGCGGAGCCAAAATCGACCAGCGATGCGGCATCCATATTCATGTGGACGCCACCGCATTCGACGGCCGCACCCTGGGCAACCTGGCCAAGATCATCTACAAGCAGGAGCCGCTCATCCTCAACGCCCTGGGCGTCAACGAGACCCGGCAGCGGAACTACAGCAAACCGGTGAGCGATGACCTGATCAGAAAAATCGAGCGCCGACGGCCCAAGACCAAGGACCAGCTCAACCGGATCTGGTACGGCTATCACAACAGCCGGCCCCAGCATTTCGACTCATCCCGCTACCACGGGGTGAACCTGCACAACGTCTGGTACCGGGGAACCGTCGAGTTCCGCTGGTTCGAGGGAACGCTTCACGCCGGTAAGGTGCGGGCCTATATCCAGCTGGTCCTGGCCGTGGCCGCCAAAGCCCTGAACGGACGCGCGGCATCGAGCCGCAAGCGCAGGTTCAATCCTCAGAGCGCCCGCTACGACTTCCGGGTCTTTCTGCTCCATCTGGGACTCATCGGCGACGAGTTCAAAACCGCGCGCAAACACCTGCTCGCGGCGCTTCCGGGGGACTCGGCGTTCAAGCGAGGCAGACCGAAACCAAAGACACAAACCGCCGTCGAGGCGGATGTCCCCACGGAGGCCGGGCCGCAACCCCGGCCTCCGGCGTTTACAGGGAACGGCACCGCGGAGACGGATGAAGGAGGTGCGCCGTGA